From Arcticibacter tournemirensis, one genomic window encodes:
- the tpiA gene encoding triose-phosphate isomerase, producing MRKKIVAGNWKMNMDYTSGVSLFSEVINMVNDEVRGEQEVVVCPPFVHLHSLAQLANQNVKISIGAQNCHQAESGAYTGEVSSSMIQSVGAKYVILGHSERRQYFGETNELLAKKTDAVIKTGLLPIFCIGETLEERNNNIHFDVIKRQLTEGVFHLGAEDFAKVVLAYEPVWAIGTGVTASKEQAQEVHAYIRKQIEARYGDAVAENTTILYGGSCNPKNAPELFSQPDIDGGLIGGASLKSRDFTDIVKVFNK from the coding sequence ATGAGAAAAAAAATAGTAGCCGGCAACTGGAAAATGAATATGGATTACACATCAGGTGTAAGTTTGTTTTCTGAAGTGATCAATATGGTAAATGATGAAGTTCGCGGAGAGCAGGAAGTAGTAGTTTGTCCCCCCTTTGTTCACCTGCATAGCCTGGCCCAGCTCGCTAATCAGAATGTAAAGATCAGCATCGGCGCACAAAACTGTCACCAGGCAGAATCGGGTGCATACACCGGCGAAGTGTCGTCTTCAATGATTCAATCTGTAGGTGCAAAGTATGTGATCCTGGGGCATTCAGAACGCCGTCAGTATTTTGGTGAAACGAATGAATTGCTGGCAAAGAAGACAGACGCTGTTATTAAGACCGGATTGCTTCCCATTTTTTGTATTGGTGAAACGCTGGAAGAGCGCAATAACAATATCCACTTTGATGTTATTAAAAGGCAATTAACCGAAGGCGTATTTCATCTTGGTGCAGAGGACTTTGCAAAAGTAGTTCTTGCTTATGAGCCGGTATGGGCAATAGGTACGGGTGTTACTGCCAGCAAAGAACAGGCTCAGGAAGTACACGCGTACATAAGAAAGCAAATTGAAGCCCGTTATGGAGATGCTGTAGCTGAGAATACAACTATTCTTTATGGAGGAAGCTGCAATCCGAAAAATGCTCCTGAACTGTTCTCTCAGCCTGATATTGATGGAGGGCTTATAGGTGGAGCATCTCTTAAATCAAGGGATTTTACAGATATCGTAAAAGTTTTCAATAAATAA
- the prmA gene encoding 50S ribosomal protein L11 methyltransferase, translating into MDYFELKFTIDSKEDFHRDLLLNAVAEAGFDTFEETPLGFNAYISSEKYNQSQLNALLEPFEDMFGFSYVEGLIPQKNWNEVWESNFDPITVSNQCYIRATFHQPHPEYPYEIVIDPKMAFGTGHHQTTAMMMEFMLEANIQGNTVLDMGCGTGILAILARKIGAASVTAIDYDPICYESTIENAALNNISGIEVLCGSKEMIPDKKFDIVFANINRNILLDQFERYADAVKAGGELFISGFYEVDCPVLLEAADKYSFVFTAKKQLNDWTSLKLLKK; encoded by the coding sequence TTGGACTATTTCGAATTAAAGTTCACAATAGACTCGAAAGAGGACTTTCATCGTGACCTGCTTCTCAACGCTGTTGCAGAAGCAGGTTTCGATACTTTTGAGGAAACTCCTCTTGGGTTTAATGCCTATATATCTTCAGAGAAATATAACCAATCGCAGCTAAATGCACTATTGGAGCCTTTTGAGGATATGTTTGGCTTTTCGTACGTGGAAGGATTAATACCTCAGAAGAACTGGAACGAAGTATGGGAAAGTAATTTCGATCCTATCACCGTTTCAAACCAGTGCTATATCAGGGCAACTTTCCATCAGCCGCATCCAGAATATCCTTACGAAATAGTTATTGATCCTAAGATGGCCTTCGGCACAGGGCATCACCAGACAACAGCTATGATGATGGAGTTTATGCTGGAGGCGAATATACAGGGTAATACGGTGCTTGATATGGGATGCGGAACGGGAATTCTGGCTATTCTGGCCCGAAAGATCGGTGCAGCATCAGTAACTGCTATTGATTACGACCCTATTTGTTACGAGAGCACCATTGAAAATGCTGCGTTAAATAACATTAGTGGAATAGAAGTTCTTTGTGGCTCGAAAGAAATGATACCGGATAAAAAGTTCGATATTGTTTTTGCAAATATTAACCGCAATATACTTCTGGACCAGTTTGAGCGTTATGCAGATGCGGTAAAAGCTGGAGGTGAACTGTTTATAAGCGGGTTTTATGAGGTTGATTGCCCCGTGTTACTCGAAGCAGCCGATAAATATTCTTTTGTATTTACTGCCAAAAAGCAGTTAAATGACTGGACTTCTCTTAAACTTTTAAAGAAGTAA
- a CDS encoding UDP-N-acetylmuramate--L-alanine ligase encodes MRIHFIAVGGSAMHNLAIALKQKGHVITGSDDAIYEPSRTRLEKYGILPANMGWYPANITSDIDAVILGMHARADNPELLKAKEMGLKVYSYPEYIFEQSRDKVRVVIGGSHGKTTITSMILHVLKESGRSFDYLVGAQLEGFETMVKISDAGVIVIEGDEYLTSPIDRRPKFHLYQANIAVISGIAWDHINVFPTFENYTDQFKNFLQTIRPGGTVIYNQDDAVVQKIVDESAIDVSKKGYSLASNYIADGVTYLKTPDKDLPLQIFGKHNLYNIEAARHVCAELGISDEQFYNAISSFKGAARRLELLGKTEHTAVYKDFAHSPSKLKATIEAAKQQFPDRELVAVIELHTFSSLNRDFLKEYHGSMDLADTAVVFINRHTFEQKKMEPYGENVVKEAFGNSKLNFFNNNEILVEFLSSINYKGKNLLLMSSGDFGGLNLVQVAERALETVDKR; translated from the coding sequence ATGCGAATACATTTTATTGCTGTTGGCGGAAGTGCCATGCATAATCTGGCTATTGCCTTAAAGCAGAAGGGCCATGTTATAACAGGATCGGACGATGCTATTTATGAACCTTCCCGGACTCGTCTGGAGAAATACGGCATACTACCCGCGAATATGGGCTGGTATCCTGCAAATATTACCAGTGATATCGATGCTGTTATTTTGGGTATGCATGCACGCGCCGATAATCCTGAGCTATTGAAAGCCAAAGAAATGGGATTGAAAGTATACTCTTATCCGGAATATATTTTTGAGCAATCGCGTGATAAAGTGCGTGTTGTGATAGGAGGAAGCCATGGAAAAACGACGATCACTTCTATGATTCTCCATGTTCTAAAAGAGAGTGGCAGAAGTTTTGACTACCTGGTCGGAGCGCAGCTTGAAGGCTTTGAGACTATGGTGAAGATAAGTGATGCCGGCGTGATCGTTATCGAGGGCGATGAATATCTGACGTCTCCTATCGACAGGCGTCCTAAGTTTCATTTATACCAGGCAAATATTGCTGTTATTAGCGGTATCGCATGGGATCACATTAATGTTTTTCCAACATTCGAAAATTATACTGATCAGTTTAAAAATTTTCTTCAAACGATCAGACCCGGTGGTACGGTGATTTACAATCAGGATGATGCTGTAGTGCAAAAAATAGTAGATGAGTCAGCTATCGATGTATCAAAAAAAGGATATTCATTGGCTAGTAATTACATCGCTGATGGCGTTACGTATCTTAAAACCCCAGATAAGGACTTGCCTTTGCAGATTTTTGGTAAACACAATCTTTATAACATAGAAGCGGCGCGTCATGTGTGTGCGGAACTTGGTATTTCGGATGAACAGTTTTATAATGCAATATCCTCATTTAAAGGGGCTGCAAGGCGACTTGAGCTGTTAGGAAAGACTGAGCATACGGCGGTATATAAGGATTTTGCACATTCGCCTTCAAAGCTGAAAGCCACAATAGAGGCCGCAAAACAGCAGTTCCCGGACCGGGAGCTTGTTGCTGTGATTGAATTACATACCTTCAGCAGCCTGAACCGGGATTTTCTAAAGGAATACCACGGAAGTATGGACCTCGCTGATACTGCTGTTGTGTTTATTAACCGTCATACTTTTGAACAAAAGAAGATGGAACCTTATGGTGAAAATGTAGTTAAAGAAGCATTTGGTAACAGCAAGTTAAATTTTTTCAATAATAATGAAATATTGGTCGAATTTTTGAGTTCTATTAATTATAAGGGTAAAAACTTGCTTCTTATGAGTTCAGGCGATTTCGGTGGACTAAATTTGGTGCAAGTTGCAGAACGAGCCCTCGAAACAGTGGATAAAAGATAG
- a CDS encoding helix-turn-helix domain-containing protein has protein sequence MKTLGKKIRLLRHQKGWSQEDVARRLDISIPAFSKIETGITDINLSRLEQIAKLFDMTVVQLLTYNDTEQQEKYLSELESISKRLQERESEVIQLQKKIIDLFEELRRTKVLA, from the coding sequence ATGAAAACATTAGGTAAAAAGATAAGACTTCTGCGGCACCAGAAAGGGTGGAGCCAGGAAGATGTAGCGAGGCGGTTAGATATTTCTATTCCTGCATTTTCAAAGATTGAGACCGGTATTACAGACATTAACCTTTCCAGATTAGAACAGATTGCTAAATTGTTTGATATGACAGTAGTACAATTACTTACATACAATGATACTGAGCAGCAGGAAAAATATCTTTCAGAACTGGAATCTATTTCTAAACGTCTTCAGGAGAGGGAGTCAGAAGTAATTCAGCTTCAAAAGAAGATCATTGATTTGTTCGAGGAGCTTAGAAGGACAAAAGTTTTAGCATAA
- a CDS encoding GNAT family N-acetyltransferase, with translation MIITEVRDKKTIKEFLNVARVIYKGDPAWVCPLDTDIENVFNPAKNNFHKHGVITRWIAKDDSGTLIGRIAAFINYNKADSFAQPTGGIGFFECINDEATAFALFNTAKDWLQQHGMQAMDGPINFGENDTFWGLLVEGFTQPSYGMNYNPPYYKKLFDSYGFFTLYEQITNHLDVNKPFPERFTKIAQWVIKKPGYRFEHLKVQEIDRFAADFMEIYNDAWEDFDNFVPIRKETIGEAFNKMKILMDENLIWFSYVNNEPASFVIILPDANQIIKSFNGKLGLIEKLKFLYYRWRGVSRMRAIVMGTKKAYQKHGLESAMFIKLKEYVIPLKQYNELELSWVGDFNEKMLAIHEATGAVFGKKHATLRKIFE, from the coding sequence ATGATTATTACTGAAGTAAGGGACAAGAAAACAATAAAGGAATTTTTAAATGTTGCACGGGTAATATACAAAGGAGATCCCGCCTGGGTTTGTCCTCTGGATACCGATATCGAAAACGTTTTCAACCCTGCTAAGAACAATTTTCATAAACATGGGGTGATCACCCGGTGGATTGCCAAAGATGATTCAGGAACCCTTATCGGACGTATAGCAGCCTTTATTAACTACAATAAAGCAGATTCATTTGCCCAGCCTACAGGAGGCATTGGCTTCTTCGAATGTATAAACGATGAAGCAACTGCATTTGCCCTCTTTAATACCGCTAAAGATTGGTTGCAGCAACATGGCATGCAAGCGATGGATGGCCCTATCAACTTTGGCGAAAACGATACATTTTGGGGTTTACTTGTAGAGGGATTCACACAGCCATCGTATGGAATGAATTACAATCCCCCATACTACAAAAAGCTATTTGACAGCTATGGCTTTTTTACATTATACGAGCAGATCACCAACCATCTTGACGTAAATAAGCCGTTTCCTGAACGCTTTACCAAAATTGCTCAATGGGTAATAAAAAAGCCGGGATACCGATTTGAACATCTTAAAGTACAGGAAATCGATCGCTTTGCAGCCGATTTCATGGAAATATATAATGACGCATGGGAAGACTTTGACAACTTTGTACCTATCCGTAAAGAAACCATAGGAGAAGCCTTCAATAAAATGAAGATACTCATGGATGAAAATTTGATATGGTTTTCTTACGTCAATAACGAACCGGCATCCTTTGTAATTATATTGCCTGATGCAAATCAGATCATTAAGTCTTTTAACGGGAAGCTGGGGCTTATCGAAAAATTAAAATTCCTTTATTACCGGTGGAGGGGGGTTTCGCGAATGAGGGCAATTGTTATGGGCACGAAAAAGGCATATCAGAAACATGGTCTTGAATCTGCTATGTTTATTAAGCTAAAGGAATATGTTATTCCTTTAAAGCAATATAATGAACTTGAACTTTCCTGGGTAGGCGACTTTAATGAGAAAATGCTTGCAATCCATGAAGCAACAGGAGCTGTTTTTGGAAAGAAGCATGCAACACTCCGAAAAATATTTGAATAA
- the scpB gene encoding SMC-Scp complex subunit ScpB, whose amino-acid sequence MEDIRLNIEALVFASEQSLPVKEIQAVIHSGLGIDISEEDIIAHLKAIKEKYDGNDFAITLVELNEGYQFLTKPAHHVLIHQLQIQRSKKKLSQAALETLAIIAYRQPVTKLEIEQIRGVNCDYTLQKLLEKELISITGKAEAAGKPLLYGTSALFMDYFGIKNNSELPQLKDITSEANEIGEKSE is encoded by the coding sequence GTGGAAGATATAAGATTAAATATAGAAGCGCTCGTATTCGCTTCTGAACAAAGCTTGCCTGTTAAAGAAATCCAGGCTGTCATACATTCGGGACTTGGAATTGATATCAGCGAGGAGGATATTATTGCTCATTTAAAGGCAATAAAAGAGAAATACGATGGCAACGACTTTGCGATTACGCTGGTTGAGCTCAATGAAGGATATCAGTTCCTGACAAAGCCGGCCCATCATGTGCTGATTCATCAGCTTCAGATTCAACGATCTAAAAAGAAGCTCAGTCAGGCAGCGCTGGAAACTTTGGCTATAATTGCATACAGGCAGCCAGTAACAAAACTGGAGATTGAGCAGATAAGGGGCGTTAATTGCGACTATACACTTCAGAAACTTCTCGAAAAGGAGCTTATCTCTATCACCGGAAAAGCAGAAGCTGCCGGAAAGCCGCTGTTATACGGAACAAGCGCTTTATTTATGGATTATTTTGGAATAAAGAACAATTCAGAATTACCTCAATTAAAGGACATTACGTCGGAAGCTAATGAAATAGGAGAAAAATCTGAATAA
- a CDS encoding sensor histidine kinase, whose translation MSHFSHLLKYVSRYLAAFILVLASFATSRAETLNFRNYSVKEGLANSTVYSIFQDSKGFMWFATESGVNRFDGQKFELFTMDNGLSDNEVLQIKEDSSGRIWFLTLNGKLSYYFNNHFYNPDNNPVLKKSICPSSFFSFYEDSKHNLWFTTNQNRVLRIDAQDNVKFYTSTGNSLAGCYLSQTDEGRIVAMRKEYALILQGERFSLLPTEHLPLSSKSITQVPTDKSLLFLSGKGLVQYRHSQFRILSSLKGINNNVAWSLLSDSQNQLWVGTMGKGILLYRSLSFAPENHLRDLSITHVFQDTQGNIWIATIGNGVYMLPFYSRYVAHFTTQDGMSSNAVTSIVKERDQLILGLRSGNLDIVSQGKVIHKTLNNTNQYNPVKRLYYDKNRNSVWYTSDNSLIEMHPQYGNINLLKGKDKAYALKSISISKKGELAVALASGVFVADKSSSLTFNTLNNEKTQVYFPDRAFTVYYDSAGRLWFSNIQGLQYYAQGKVTKLYQSIPALKQRITDIAELPDGRLVCTTYGFGVYVLKNNQLTNTITTANGLASNICKRIFVENNKAWIVTGKGISVINFNRQPNEVDSYSTENGLISNEINDVFANQDTVYIATNNGISVFRPALRLPGKPPVVYLKNVLVDKRPVKADAYLHLSYTQNNITVNYIALDYSHPSHILYGYKLNHDSRWFETQGNTLEFGSLEPGKYLLEIRAKGLDTKWGAPVKIQFTVYPPFWKTWWFILLSGLVFATLLFFLIRYYFRTKQTEEKEKLITKTRIISLEQQALQAMMNPHFIFNVMNSIQYFINTKENTMANQVLTGFARLIRKNLDICNKSYISVEEEVSYLALYLSLEKMRFGEKMNYSIDVDKEIDHQQMYIPSMLLQPYVENAIWHGIMPKDSPGTIKISIRKRNDELNIEIADDGVGIENSKKLKTGDHISRGMRLTEQRVLLLNKFKREQIKIDVSQVPSGGTKVQICIPLKPFTN comes from the coding sequence ATGTCCCATTTCTCCCACCTGCTCAAATACGTATCCAGGTATCTGGCTGCATTTATTTTAGTTTTAGCCAGTTTTGCTACGTCGCGCGCTGAGACACTGAATTTCAGGAATTATTCTGTAAAAGAAGGACTGGCAAATTCTACGGTATATTCAATATTCCAGGATTCAAAGGGATTTATGTGGTTCGCTACAGAAAGCGGAGTGAACCGGTTCGATGGACAAAAGTTTGAGCTCTTTACCATGGATAACGGGCTTTCGGACAATGAAGTTCTGCAAATAAAAGAAGATTCTTCCGGACGGATCTGGTTTCTGACATTGAACGGAAAACTAAGTTATTACTTTAACAATCATTTCTACAATCCAGATAATAATCCCGTTTTAAAAAAGAGTATTTGTCCGAGCAGTTTTTTTTCCTTCTACGAAGATTCCAAACACAACCTCTGGTTTACTACTAATCAAAACAGGGTGCTGCGTATCGATGCTCAAGACAATGTTAAATTTTATACTTCCACGGGAAACTCATTGGCAGGCTGTTACCTTAGTCAAACTGATGAAGGTAGAATTGTTGCCATGAGGAAAGAATACGCCTTAATACTCCAAGGCGAACGATTTTCCCTGCTCCCGACAGAACACCTTCCGCTTTCTTCAAAATCAATTACGCAGGTACCGACCGACAAGTCGCTGTTATTTTTATCCGGCAAGGGCCTGGTGCAATACCGGCATAGCCAATTTCGTATACTGTCCAGTCTCAAAGGTATCAACAATAACGTGGCCTGGAGTCTGCTTTCAGATAGCCAAAATCAGCTCTGGGTAGGTACAATGGGCAAAGGCATACTGCTCTACAGATCACTGTCGTTTGCACCGGAAAACCATTTACGGGACCTCAGTATTACACACGTGTTTCAGGACACTCAGGGGAATATATGGATCGCTACTATCGGAAACGGCGTTTACATGTTACCTTTCTATTCGCGATATGTTGCTCATTTTACTACCCAGGATGGGATGAGCAGCAACGCTGTCACCAGCATAGTTAAAGAGAGGGATCAGCTGATCCTGGGATTAAGATCAGGAAATCTGGATATCGTCAGTCAAGGCAAGGTCATCCACAAGACACTCAATAATACCAATCAATATAATCCCGTAAAGAGGCTATATTATGATAAAAACAGGAATTCCGTATGGTATACGTCCGACAACAGTTTGATTGAAATGCATCCACAGTATGGCAATATCAATCTGTTAAAGGGAAAGGACAAGGCTTATGCACTGAAATCAATTAGCATAAGCAAAAAGGGAGAGTTAGCTGTTGCCCTGGCATCCGGCGTTTTTGTTGCAGATAAAAGCAGCTCGCTAACGTTCAACACTCTAAACAACGAAAAGACCCAGGTTTACTTTCCTGACAGAGCCTTCACGGTGTACTACGACTCGGCAGGACGCCTGTGGTTTTCCAATATCCAGGGATTACAATATTATGCTCAGGGGAAAGTCACAAAGCTATACCAATCTATCCCTGCACTAAAGCAACGGATTACGGATATAGCAGAACTGCCAGATGGAAGGCTCGTTTGCACCACTTATGGATTTGGCGTATACGTTTTAAAAAATAATCAGCTAACAAATACGATAACGACAGCGAATGGCCTTGCCAGCAACATATGCAAAAGGATCTTTGTCGAAAACAATAAAGCATGGATTGTTACCGGCAAAGGTATAAGCGTTATAAATTTCAACAGGCAACCAAATGAGGTCGACAGTTACAGCACCGAAAATGGGTTGATATCTAACGAAATAAACGATGTATTTGCAAATCAAGACACCGTTTATATTGCCACAAATAACGGGATCTCTGTATTTCGTCCGGCACTTCGGCTACCAGGTAAACCTCCTGTGGTATATTTAAAAAATGTCCTGGTTGATAAACGTCCGGTTAAAGCCGATGCATATTTACACCTTTCTTATACTCAAAACAATATAACCGTCAACTATATAGCCTTAGATTACAGTCATCCCTCTCACATTCTTTATGGGTACAAGCTCAATCACGATTCCAGATGGTTTGAAACCCAGGGGAATACATTAGAATTTGGGTCCCTGGAGCCAGGAAAGTATCTTCTCGAAATCAGAGCAAAGGGTTTGGATACAAAATGGGGCGCCCCTGTTAAAATACAATTTACAGTGTACCCTCCATTTTGGAAAACATGGTGGTTTATCCTGCTTTCCGGTTTGGTTTTTGCCACCCTCCTGTTTTTCCTGATCCGTTATTATTTCAGGACCAAGCAGACTGAAGAAAAGGAAAAGCTGATTACTAAAACACGTATAATTTCTTTGGAGCAACAAGCATTGCAGGCGATGATGAATCCTCATTTTATCTTTAATGTAATGAATTCCATACAGTATTTTATTAACACAAAGGAAAATACCATGGCGAACCAGGTACTAACTGGTTTTGCCCGCCTCATCCGGAAGAACCTGGATATATGCAATAAGAGCTATATAAGCGTTGAAGAAGAGGTGAGCTATCTCGCCCTTTATCTCTCATTAGAAAAAATGAGATTCGGCGAAAAGATGAATTATAGTATAGACGTCGATAAGGAAATAGATCACCAGCAAATGTATATTCCATCTATGCTATTACAGCCGTATGTTGAGAACGCGATATGGCATGGCATCATGCCTAAAGATAGTCCTGGGACCATCAAAATATCCATCCGGAAACGGAATGACGAGCTAAACATAGAAATAGCGGACGACGGCGTTGGGATAGAGAATTCAAAAAAGCTTAAAACCGGCGATCATATTAGCAGGGGAATGCGGTTAACCGAGCAGCGGGTACTTTTGTTAAATAAATTCAAACGCGAACAAATCAAAATAGACGTAAGCCAGGTTCCTTCGGGCGGAACAAAAGTGCAGATTTGCATCCCTCTTAAACCGTTTACTAATTAA
- a CDS encoding LytR/AlgR family response regulator transcription factor: protein MALNALIVDDEEYSRKSLYFLLQEHCPEVVVEGIAKSVAEAREQIREQSLNLIFLDIAMPKESGFDLLPDLEGKNIMVIFTTAYDQYALKALKASAIDYLLKPIDIDELKLAVKKAGERVELKSKNVVDAGDTLHDYAVNNSLQANGENKITLTHTNGFDVIDTADIVYIEADSNYSVFHLQNNEKIIISKPLKEFEEMLDRQNFVRIHKSVIVNFRYVKGYSHKNGLQVLLDDKTSLPVSRRRSNEFQEKAKAYFKS from the coding sequence ATGGCCCTAAATGCCCTTATTGTTGACGACGAGGAATACAGCAGGAAATCACTGTATTTTTTACTTCAGGAACACTGCCCCGAGGTAGTTGTGGAGGGAATTGCCAAATCAGTAGCGGAGGCAAGAGAACAGATAAGAGAGCAGTCTCTAAATCTCATATTTTTGGATATAGCAATGCCTAAAGAAAGTGGATTTGACCTTCTCCCCGATCTGGAGGGAAAAAACATTATGGTAATTTTCACTACTGCTTACGATCAATATGCCCTCAAAGCGTTAAAAGCAAGTGCTATTGACTATCTGCTGAAACCTATCGATATCGATGAACTGAAACTGGCTGTTAAAAAGGCCGGAGAGCGCGTAGAGTTAAAATCTAAGAACGTAGTCGATGCGGGTGATACCTTGCACGACTACGCCGTAAACAACTCCCTTCAGGCGAACGGCGAAAATAAAATAACATTAACGCATACTAACGGTTTTGATGTAATTGATACCGCGGATATCGTTTATATAGAAGCCGACTCCAACTATTCTGTATTCCATCTTCAGAACAACGAGAAAATCATCATCTCTAAGCCGCTGAAGGAATTTGAAGAAATGCTGGATCGCCAGAACTTTGTAAGGATCCATAAGTCAGTGATCGTAAACTTCAGATACGTAAAAGGTTATTCCCATAAAAACGGACTTCAGGTACTGTTAGATGATAAAACGTCACTCCCCGTGTCAAGAAGAAGATCGAATGAATTTCAGGAAAAAGCAAAAGCATATTTTAAAAGCTGA
- the mqnC gene encoding cyclic dehypoxanthinyl futalosine synthase — MDTRDLLQRALAFDFLSIEEGVYLFKNATTSELMYTANELRKIQVPHGKVTWQIDRNLNTTNVCIANCKFCNFFRRPGHAESYITDIETYKVKIEETFRLGGDQLLLQGGHHPDLGLSFYTTLFKQLKELYPTLKLHSLGPPEVAHIAKLEGMSHTDVLQALMDAGLDSLPGAGAEILNDRVRRLISKGKCGGQEWLDVMRAAHKLGLTTSATMMFGHVETVEERFEHLVWIRQVQSEKPEDANGFIAFIPWPFQDDGTLLKRVRGISNEVSADEYIRMLALSRIMLPNIKNIQASWLTVGKNVAQICLHAGANDFGSIMIEENVVSAAGAPHRFTSAGIQQAIQEAGFEPQLRNQKYGFREIPPQIEQQTINY, encoded by the coding sequence ATGGATACAAGGGATTTGCTACAGCGGGCTTTGGCTTTTGATTTTCTTTCAATAGAGGAAGGTGTTTACCTGTTCAAAAATGCAACTACATCCGAGTTGATGTATACTGCTAATGAATTACGTAAAATACAGGTGCCGCATGGCAAAGTCACCTGGCAAATAGACCGCAACTTAAACACGACCAATGTTTGTATAGCAAACTGCAAATTCTGCAACTTTTTTCGCCGCCCCGGTCACGCTGAGAGCTATATAACGGATATAGAAACTTATAAAGTAAAGATAGAAGAAACATTCAGACTCGGGGGCGACCAGCTTTTATTACAAGGCGGACATCATCCCGACCTCGGATTGTCGTTCTATACTACCTTGTTCAAACAATTAAAAGAGCTCTATCCTACCCTGAAATTGCATTCTCTCGGCCCGCCCGAAGTGGCACATATTGCAAAATTGGAAGGGATGAGTCATACCGATGTTTTACAGGCCCTGATGGATGCCGGCCTTGATTCACTTCCTGGAGCCGGAGCCGAAATCCTTAATGACCGGGTGCGCCGCCTCATCTCTAAAGGAAAATGCGGAGGACAGGAGTGGCTTGATGTAATGCGTGCAGCACATAAATTAGGCCTCACAACCTCTGCAACGATGATGTTCGGCCATGTAGAAACGGTAGAAGAACGATTTGAACATCTTGTTTGGATCAGGCAGGTACAGTCTGAAAAGCCAGAGGATGCCAATGGCTTTATTGCTTTCATTCCATGGCCGTTTCAGGACGATGGAACCTTACTTAAAAGAGTACGGGGAATCAGCAATGAGGTTAGTGCCGATGAGTACATCCGGATGCTGGCCTTAAGCAGGATCATGCTTCCTAATATTAAAAACATTCAGGCTTCCTGGCTTACAGTTGGCAAAAACGTTGCGCAGATATGCCTGCATGCCGGAGCTAACGATTTCGGATCAATCATGATAGAAGAAAATGTAGTGAGTGCAGCAGGGGCTCCCCACCGGTTTACATCGGCGGGAATTCAACAGGCAATCCAGGAAGCGGGCTTTGAGCCACAACTGCGCAATCAGAAATATGGATTCAGGGAAATCCCGCCTCAGATCGAACAGCAAACTATTAATTATTAG